The following coding sequences are from one Gadus macrocephalus chromosome 3, ASM3116895v1 window:
- the LOC132453291 gene encoding uncharacterized protein LOC132453291 isoform X2 has translation MVFYCICGGCNNSSKSGHRVHCFPKDKGILRSWVQFVKFRRADFSASSVTAYSRICSAHFKEEDYHSGDAKMVSLGLKSKRTAKLIPTAVPSVHANHSACPVPRSRDTVCRKREIATMLTDASQQETVASVDTVESVDTGDQPLPSSTSDAGTQCYLKPPRWSHAVQVNLKPKMVSVGTQTSISPQTSTPLASPEQAVDDDDDDNATVISDLSWVPEEPMDEEELFDEEPPYTCDPHHNCIDKFIVCQEELMGLFAICPACCERSDSSIVQQEGTFVKIKQVCASCGYHRFWQNQPMLHRNMPTCNLLLSGAIHFTGCLATQTLRIFFRHQRRYTIPVIVQAWQNDQAKNFSDLRAMDGGLVLAGDCRSDSPGHCAKYGSYSLIEDRVNKVVDVQLVQSSEVPNSSWCELEGLKRSVGLLRGNDLHLATLITDRHRQVAKWVREELIPEGTQHYFDVWHIAKSLGKALDAASKECDQLQLWRPAIVNHLYWTAASTPDGNPAVMEAKWRSLVNHIQDIHDHDTPAFSSCAHGPLDGDQRNKEWLDPGSLAAVKLENIMMRAALLKDVRQLSPQHQTFSLEAYHSLILHFAPKHTGFSYLGMYSRLLLAALHYNHNANRETARRSDGTEKYCVRYPRFRKGAHVVRPIKEAASYGYATSLMKALRESYANSPAVLREVGTNLSSDAPAPIAKSFEQIPKEEAISLYLARQSRFKKT, from the exons ATGGTTTTCTACTGTATTTGTGGCGGGTGCAACAACTCCAGCAAAAGTGGACATAGGGTCCATTGCTTCcccaaggacaaagggattctcCGAAGCTGGGTGCAATTTGTCAAGTTTAGGCGGGCAGATTTTTCAGCTAGCTCTGTTACCGCGTACTCCAGAATATGCAGCGCGCATTTCAAGGAGGAGGATTACCACTCAGGGGATGCCAAGATGGTCTCACTTGGTTTAAAGAGTAAGAGGACGGCGAAGTTAATTCCTACCGCCGTGCCGTCTGTGCATGCAAACCACTCTGCCTGCCCTGTCCCGAGGTCGAGAGACACCGTCTGCCGCAAGCGAGAGATTGCCACG ATGTTGACAGACGCCTCACAGCAGGAGACCGTGGCCAGTGTAGACACTGTGGAGAGTGTCGATACTGGGGATCAGCCCTTGccctcctccacttctgacgctgGGACACAATGTTATTTGAAGCCCCCCCGATGGTCTCACG CTGTGCAGGTTAACCTGAAGCCCAAGATGGTTAGCGTGGGCACACAGACTTCAATCAGCCCACAAACCTCCACTCCCCTCGCTAGTCCTGAACAGGCAgttgacgacgatgatgatgataatgccaCTGTCATCAGTGACTTGTCGTGGGTGCCCGAAGAGCCGATGGATGAGGAGGAATTGTTTGATGAGGAGCCACCTTACACGTGTGACCCCCACCACAA ttgcattgacaaattcattgtttgccAAGAGGAGCTGATGGGCCTTTTTGCCATCTGTCCGGCCTGTTGTGAGAGGTCGGATAGTAGCATCGTGCAGCAGGAAGGAACTTTTGTTAAGATCAAGCAG GTCTGTGCATCATGTGGCTACCACCGTTTCTGGCAAAACCAGCCAATGCTCCACAGGAACATGCCAACCTGCAACCTCCTGTTAAGTGGGGCCATTCATTTTACTGGATGTTTGGCCACACAGACACTAAGAAT TTTCTTTCGCCATCAACGCCGCTACACCATCCCTGTAATCGTTCAGGCCTGGCAGAATGATCAAGCCAAGAATTTTAGTGACCTACGGGCAATGGATGGCGGGCTAGTTCTTGCTGGTGACTGCAG GTCAGATTCTCCTGGGCACTGCGCAAAGTATGGGTCATACTCTCtgatagaggacagagtgaACAAGGTGGtggatgttcagcttgttcag AGCTCAGAGGTCCCCAACAGCTCATGGTGTGAGCTTGAAGGGCTCAAGCGCAGTGTTGGcctgctgaggggaaacgaccTGCATTTGGCAACGCTGATCACGGACCGACATCGCCAG GTTGCCaaatgggtgagagaggagctgaTCCCTGAAGGGACACAGCATTATTTTGACGTGTGGCACATTGCCAAAA GTCTGGGGAAGGCATTGGATGCAGCATCCAAAGAGTGTGACCAACTACAGTTGTGGAGGCCAGCTATAGTGAATCACCTCTATTGGACTGCAGCCTCAACCCCAGATGGCAACCCAGCGGTCATGGAGGCCAAATGGAGAAGTTTAGTGAACCACATCCAGGACATCCATGACCATGACACCCCTGCCTTCTCCAGTTGTGCCCATGGCCCTCTAGACGGAGATCAGCGCAACAAAGAGTGGCTGGACCCAG GCTCATTGGCAGCAGTCAAGTTGGAGAACATAATGATGAGGGCTGCCTTGCTGAAAGATGTCCGTCAGCTGTCTCCACAGCACCAGACCTTCTCCCTTGAGGCTTACCACTCCCTCATCTTGCACTTCGCGCCCAAGCACACAGGGTTTTCATACCTTGGGATGTATAGCAG GCTTCTCTTAGCGGCGCTGCATTATAATCACAATGCCAATCGCGAGACAGCACGGAGAAGTGACGGGACGGAGAAGTACTGCGTGCGGTATCCGCGCTTCAGAAAAGGTGCCCATGTGGTGCGTCCCATCAAAGAGGCAGCCTCATACG GTTATGCAACATCATTAATGAAGGCCCTTCGGGAGAGCTACGCCAATTCACCCGCGGTTCTTCGAGAAGTTGGCACCAATTTGTCCTCCGATGCACCCGCCCCCATCGCCAAATCCTTCGAACAGATTCCTAAGGAGGAGGCCATCAGCCTCTACCTAGCCCGGCAGTCACGCTTCAAGAAAACCTAA
- the LOC132453291 gene encoding uncharacterized protein LOC132453291 isoform X1, with protein MVFYCICGGCNNSSKSGHRVHCFPKDKGILRSWVQFVKFRRADFSASSVTAYSRICSAHFKEEDYHSGDAKMVSLGLKSKRTAKLIPTAVPSVHANHSACPVPRSRDTVCRKREIATMLTDASQQETVASVDTVESVDTGDQPLPSSTSDAGTQCYLKPPRWSHAVQVNLKPKMVSVGTQTSISPQTSTPLASPEQAVDDDDDDNATVISDLSWVPEEPMDEEELFDEEPPYTCDPHHNCIDKFIVCQEELMGLFAICPACCERSDSSIVQQEGTFVKIKQVCASCGYHRFWQNQPMLHRNMPTCNLLLSGAIHFTGCLATQTLRMLTLFGLQCISASSFFRHQRRYTIPVIVQAWQNDQAKNFSDLRAMDGGLVLAGDCRSDSPGHCAKYGSYSLIEDRVNKVVDVQLVQSSEVPNSSWCELEGLKRSVGLLRGNDLHLATLITDRHRQVAKWVREELIPEGTQHYFDVWHIAKSLGKALDAASKECDQLQLWRPAIVNHLYWTAASTPDGNPAVMEAKWRSLVNHIQDIHDHDTPAFSSCAHGPLDGDQRNKEWLDPGSLAAVKLENIMMRAALLKDVRQLSPQHQTFSLEAYHSLILHFAPKHTGFSYLGMYSRLLLAALHYNHNANRETARRSDGTEKYCVRYPRFRKGAHVVRPIKEAASYGYATSLMKALRESYANSPAVLREVGTNLSSDAPAPIAKSFEQIPKEEAISLYLARQSRFKKT; from the exons ATGGTTTTCTACTGTATTTGTGGCGGGTGCAACAACTCCAGCAAAAGTGGACATAGGGTCCATTGCTTCcccaaggacaaagggattctcCGAAGCTGGGTGCAATTTGTCAAGTTTAGGCGGGCAGATTTTTCAGCTAGCTCTGTTACCGCGTACTCCAGAATATGCAGCGCGCATTTCAAGGAGGAGGATTACCACTCAGGGGATGCCAAGATGGTCTCACTTGGTTTAAAGAGTAAGAGGACGGCGAAGTTAATTCCTACCGCCGTGCCGTCTGTGCATGCAAACCACTCTGCCTGCCCTGTCCCGAGGTCGAGAGACACCGTCTGCCGCAAGCGAGAGATTGCCACG ATGTTGACAGACGCCTCACAGCAGGAGACCGTGGCCAGTGTAGACACTGTGGAGAGTGTCGATACTGGGGATCAGCCCTTGccctcctccacttctgacgctgGGACACAATGTTATTTGAAGCCCCCCCGATGGTCTCACG CTGTGCAGGTTAACCTGAAGCCCAAGATGGTTAGCGTGGGCACACAGACTTCAATCAGCCCACAAACCTCCACTCCCCTCGCTAGTCCTGAACAGGCAgttgacgacgatgatgatgataatgccaCTGTCATCAGTGACTTGTCGTGGGTGCCCGAAGAGCCGATGGATGAGGAGGAATTGTTTGATGAGGAGCCACCTTACACGTGTGACCCCCACCACAA ttgcattgacaaattcattgtttgccAAGAGGAGCTGATGGGCCTTTTTGCCATCTGTCCGGCCTGTTGTGAGAGGTCGGATAGTAGCATCGTGCAGCAGGAAGGAACTTTTGTTAAGATCAAGCAG GTCTGTGCATCATGTGGCTACCACCGTTTCTGGCAAAACCAGCCAATGCTCCACAGGAACATGCCAACCTGCAACCTCCTGTTAAGTGGGGCCATTCATTTTACTGGATGTTTGGCCACACAGACACTAAGAATGTTGACCCTGTTTGGCCTGCAGTGCATCAGTGCCAGCAGTTTCTTTCGCCATCAACGCCGCTACACCATCCCTGTAATCGTTCAGGCCTGGCAGAATGATCAAGCCAAGAATTTTAGTGACCTACGGGCAATGGATGGCGGGCTAGTTCTTGCTGGTGACTGCAG GTCAGATTCTCCTGGGCACTGCGCAAAGTATGGGTCATACTCTCtgatagaggacagagtgaACAAGGTGGtggatgttcagcttgttcag AGCTCAGAGGTCCCCAACAGCTCATGGTGTGAGCTTGAAGGGCTCAAGCGCAGTGTTGGcctgctgaggggaaacgaccTGCATTTGGCAACGCTGATCACGGACCGACATCGCCAG GTTGCCaaatgggtgagagaggagctgaTCCCTGAAGGGACACAGCATTATTTTGACGTGTGGCACATTGCCAAAA GTCTGGGGAAGGCATTGGATGCAGCATCCAAAGAGTGTGACCAACTACAGTTGTGGAGGCCAGCTATAGTGAATCACCTCTATTGGACTGCAGCCTCAACCCCAGATGGCAACCCAGCGGTCATGGAGGCCAAATGGAGAAGTTTAGTGAACCACATCCAGGACATCCATGACCATGACACCCCTGCCTTCTCCAGTTGTGCCCATGGCCCTCTAGACGGAGATCAGCGCAACAAAGAGTGGCTGGACCCAG GCTCATTGGCAGCAGTCAAGTTGGAGAACATAATGATGAGGGCTGCCTTGCTGAAAGATGTCCGTCAGCTGTCTCCACAGCACCAGACCTTCTCCCTTGAGGCTTACCACTCCCTCATCTTGCACTTCGCGCCCAAGCACACAGGGTTTTCATACCTTGGGATGTATAGCAG GCTTCTCTTAGCGGCGCTGCATTATAATCACAATGCCAATCGCGAGACAGCACGGAGAAGTGACGGGACGGAGAAGTACTGCGTGCGGTATCCGCGCTTCAGAAAAGGTGCCCATGTGGTGCGTCCCATCAAAGAGGCAGCCTCATACG GTTATGCAACATCATTAATGAAGGCCCTTCGGGAGAGCTACGCCAATTCACCCGCGGTTCTTCGAGAAGTTGGCACCAATTTGTCCTCCGATGCACCCGCCCCCATCGCCAAATCCTTCGAACAGATTCCTAAGGAGGAGGCCATCAGCCTCTACCTAGCCCGGCAGTCACGCTTCAAGAAAACCTAA